The genomic window CCATTACCGCACCAAACAGTAGCGGCGCACAAGCCAGACCACTATCGAGGCCCGAGTACACCACGCCATACACGCGCCCGGTGGCATTGCTAGGGGCTGCTGCACGTATCATCAAATCCCGTGATGGTCCGGCGATCCCTGAGCAAAAACCGATCACCACCATCAAGACCAGCGCCAGCCAAGCACTGCCCCAACCCGACGCCAACAGCAAAGCCATACAGCCGGCGAAAGTAAAAGCGTAAGCAATAATTTTATCGTGATGCGTGGTTTTTGCCGCTAAAAACCCACCCAGCAACATACCCGCAGCCGAAGCCAGCATATAGCCGGTGTAGGCGCTGGTGGCCCAGGCCAGTGACATGCCGTACAGATCACGCAAGCTGGCCGCCGAAAAACTCTGGATGCCGCCCAAGGCCATCGCGGTCATAAAAAAGAAGGCAAAGCACATCCAGACTGCCGGTAAGCGTAGAAAAATCCAGGCTGCCTTCACTACTTTTTTGTGTCACGGCTGATGTCGCCGCTGATGTGGCCGCTACTGTCGGCGCTCCGGTATCTAGGGCGGCGCGATACACAACAATAAGAC from Undibacterium parvum includes these protein-coding regions:
- a CDS encoding MFS transporter, translated to MKAAWIFLRLPAVWMCFAFFFMTAMALGGIQSFSAASLRDLYGMSLAWATSAYTGYMLASAAGMLLGGFLAAKTTHHDKIIAYAFTFAGCMALLLASGWGSAWLALVLMVVIGFCSGIAGPSRDLMIRAAAPSNATGRVYGVVYSGLDSGLACAPLLFGAVMDAHHPSWVFVCVGVFQVLAIMTAVNVGSATARAQLGERGLALV